The genomic window TTGTGCAGATAACGTTAAAGCATGCATTGACAATGCGTTGTGTTCTGCGATTTCCCCGATTTGTTGTAGATCTTTATTTGCAATTGCTTGCTTAATTTTGATTATCTCTGAAGCCACTAGTGTACTCCAATTTGAGTAAAATGGGGAAGTTTTTACTGATAATTCCATCCCTTTTGTCGATGAAATCGATTTTTCTGCTTCAGAAATGACCACTGACAGCAGCACGATATCAATATCAGGGTTTTCGTCAATTGGTTCTGCAAAGGAGGTTTCATTGCTATTTCCAGCAATCCATTCGACGAATCCTCCATAGATTGAACGCGTGGCGGAACCTGATCCATTACGTGCCAAAATTGAAATTTCTTTATTTGACAGATTTAGATTCATAGTTTCATTGACTGACGCAGCAAGCGCAGCAAACCCAGAAGCAGAAGATGCAAAACCAGCTGAAAGGGGAACATGATTGGTGGAGTTGATTTGGAGATGGTCGTTAAAACCATACATTTTTCTGACGACATCTAAATAATTTCTGATTCTCAGTGAACTAGAATCGTCTAACAATTCATCATTTAAATACACCACGTCGTGGTCATTATCGATAATTGTAGACTTGGTATCGGTATAAAACTTATCCAGCGTTAAAGAAAGGCTGCTAGTCCATGGTAATTTTAAGGCTTTGTCTTTTTTGCCCCAATATTTGATCAAGGCGATATTTGTATATGCTCTAGCCGTCCTAGCCAATGTTTGATTCCTCGTTTTCATAAATAGATAGTGGTTGGATCCAAGTTTGCTCAGCACCGTTTTTTAAGAGTGCCTTTTGGACCATTTGTGCGCTCGTTAAATTGCGGGCAAGGCAAATGATGCATCCGCCACGACCGCCACCGGTGATTTTACTTCCCAATGCACCAGCATTGTTGGCCGCTTCGATCATTGCGTCAACTTTTGGCACCGACAAATCCAGTTTGACTAACAAGTCATTAGCATTGGTAAAGAGTTGGCCTAAGCGTTTGAGATTGTTTTCTTTAATAGCTTTGATTGCTTCTTCAGTATCTTCACCTAGACCAGCTAGTTCTGGGCCGACAACTGATGGATCGTCATCAAAACTTTGTCGAACATCACTGACAGTTTGTTTCGTTTTGCCTTTGATACCAGAGTCAGCAATTACGATGAATCCATCTGATTTAAACGAAAAATGTTCAACCGATTTATCACGGCTGAATTCGATCGGAAAATCAGAGATAACAGTTCGAGCATCTAATCCACTGGCTTTACCATGAGTGATGGTTTCAGACTGATTAATATGATCGAGCAATTGTTTTTCGGTTAATGGTTGTTTGAAGAAATCGTAAAATGCACGAGTGATTGCTGCGCCGATGGCAGCTGAAGACCCTAAACCACGCTCAATTGGTAGGCCACTTTCAATTGAGATTGCATAATGCAATTTCTGCTGATTCATTTCTTGATCAAGAACATCAACCAAGTACTTCACGCCTGATAAAGATTCCGGTAGGTCAGTAATTTTCCCGACAAAGTAACTTGACGATAATGTGTTGTCTTGACTCTCTTTGATCCTTACGATCACTGGGATGCTAACGAGTGGCAATGCAATTGCCGGATATCCATAGACTACTGCATGTTCACCCATCATTATCATTTTCCCATGACTTTTTCCAATACCATTTATCACGGCATTCACCTCAGTTTCTCTAAGAATATATTTTATACATACTTGGAACTTATTTCCACTGTGTACCGGTTTAACTATGATAGAATTTTTTTATTAGGAGACTTAACATGACACTTAACTTTATCTTGGGTAAAAACCAATTTGACCATCACGAAAAAATGATGGAATTATTCAAAAACGATTTTGAAAAAGATCCACAAGGAGAATTCTTTTTCATAGTCCCAAACCATATCAAATTCGAGTCAGAAATCATGATGTTAAATGACTTTGGAAAGATCCAAGGCAATGAAGAATTAGTTGCCAGCAATCGTGTGCAGTGTTTTTCCATTTCACGACTAGCTTGGTACTTTTTGCGTGGGACAGATATTTTTAATACTGAGACTTTGACTGATACTAAATCGGCGATGATCATCAGAAATATTATTGACCAACATCGTTCAGATTTAAAAATATTGGGTGGAATGGCCGACAAATCAGGATTTATCGACCAGCTAACTAGTCAATTCACCGAATTTCAAAATGGTCAAGTAACGCCAGATGATGTTCAAACAGTTATGCAGAACAAATCGGATGATATATTTACGGGAAAAATCGATGAATTGAATTTGATCTACCGTGAATATACTGAAAACATTGACCAATTTGCCACCAACAACTTTAAGCTAGATGCCTTAGCAGAATTTTTTGATGAATATGCAAAATCTAAGCATTTGTACTTTTATGTTGAAGGATTCTCAACATTTACCGCGTCAGAATTAAACGTTGTCAAATCAATCATCTTAAATTGTGGAAACATCAACGTCTCGTTAAATCTTGACCAACCAGCACTAAAGCCGGTCGAAAAAACAGACTTTTATGCACGACCTGCAGGGACGTACAATCAGTTGTTCAATTTAGCAAATGACAACAGTATTGCCTTTCACAACTATTTTGCTGATCAAGAACGTGTCAATAAAGATATTGCTAAGCTAGAAAATTATTGGGTGGAGTCAAGCGGCATTGGACAAATCCAGGCTAGTCAATTAGATTCTCGAAACTCAGTCCAAATTTGGAAGAGTACAAATAAACAAGCCGAATTATCGGCAGTCAGCACATATATTAGACAATTAGTGGCAAATCAAGACTATCGATACAAGGATTTTCTGATCTTAGCACGTGACTTGAATCAATATAGTTCATTTGCTGCCGCATTCATGGACGAAAACGAGATTCCTTATTTTATTGATCTACAAAGAAAAATGTCAGATCATCCCTTCAAAAAATTGATTGACTTGCTATTTTCTTTGATCAATAAGGGACTACAAAGCGACGATGCCATTGCTTTATTGAGAACTGAACTGATCATCCCTGAACATTATCAAACTGAAGATATTGCTGATTTTCGTGAGGCAGTAGACCTTTTGGAAAATTATGTTTTAGCTAATGGTACAACTAGAAAAAATTGGCTCGGAGAAGAATTTACTAGCGATGCATCATTAGATGAAAAAATCGATGCCCAGTTGATTAAGGATTATCAATTGATAAATGAAATAAAAGAGTTCATCAAACAAATTTATCAATCACTGGATGCATTTTTTAAAGTTGATCATACTGCACTTGAAGCAGCTGGATTCTTGTACAGTTTCTTGGAACAATATGGCGTGTTCAAACAAATGGGCAACTGGCAACAACAAGCAGTCGACCAAAATGATCTAACTAGTGCTGGACAGCCTGAACAAGTTATCGAGGAATTCAACACAGTTTTAGATGAATATGTGAGCGTATTTGGAAGCGATAAATTTAATAGTCAAAGTTTCATTGAGATTTTAGACGCTGCTTTTGAAAGTTCCCAATATTCGCAAATTCCATCGACTCTAGATGCTGTCAACATTTCAGAAATAGGTATGGTGCAGCCTAACAATCGAAAAATAACCTTCATTTTAGGTGCCACAGTTAACAATATGCCTGGAACATCGGTCTCTAATGGCATAATTGCTGACGATGAAAGGGAATTGATCTCTGAAAATCTTGAAGATGGAAAGTATCTAAATGCTTCTGATGAGGTGATGAATAATTCGGAGCCATATTTGCATGATCTAACTTTTACGACGCCTTCCGAGCGCTTGATTTTTACCTATCCAAATTACACGGAAGATAATAAGCAGCAAGACCTTTCTAGCTACGTTGTAAGAATTGCGGAGCATTTTAATTTGCATGAACAAGATATCTTGCTGAATCCTGATCCTAACGAAGAACAAGAAAATGAGATCCTGCGCTATGTAGGTTCTCCAGAATCAAGCTTGAACTACTTGATCAGAGTTTCTCGTTCGGCAGCAGATAACAAACTTCAACTGTCTAATCAGTGGAAGTATATTCAAAATCGTTTGTTAGACCAAGATCCAGAACAATCTCGATTTGCTTTAAGTTCGTTGGATTATCAAAATATCCCAGTC from Companilactobacillus sp. includes these protein-coding regions:
- the mvaD gene encoding diphosphomevalonate decarboxylase, whose amino-acid sequence is MARTARAYTNIALIKYWGKKDKALKLPWTSSLSLTLDKFYTDTKSTIIDNDHDVVYLNDELLDDSSSLRIRNYLDVVRKMYGFNDHLQINSTNHVPLSAGFASSASGFAALAASVNETMNLNLSNKEISILARNGSGSATRSIYGGFVEWIAGNSNETSFAEPIDENPDIDIVLLSVVISEAEKSISSTKGMELSVKTSPFYSNWSTLVASEIIKIKQAIANKDLQQIGEIAEHNALSMHALTLSAQPPYTYFAPETIRIIQIVKTLRQQGFLAYVTIDAGPNVKIICSKQSVKAVKDYLDKNVQNVSTFEAHIGKGIQYF
- the mvk gene encoding mevalonate kinase, translated to MIMMGEHAVVYGYPAIALPLVSIPVIVRIKESQDNTLSSSYFVGKITDLPESLSGVKYLVDVLDQEMNQQKLHYAISIESGLPIERGLGSSAAIGAAITRAFYDFFKQPLTEKQLLDHINQSETITHGKASGLDARTVISDFPIEFSRDKSVEHFSFKSDGFIVIADSGIKGKTKQTVSDVRQSFDDDPSVVGPELAGLGEDTEEAIKAIKENNLKRLGQLFTNANDLLVKLDLSVPKVDAMIEAANNAGALGSKITGGGRGGCIICLARNLTSAQMVQKALLKNGAEQTWIQPLSIYENEESNIG
- a CDS encoding PD-(D/E)XK nuclease family protein, giving the protein MTLNFILGKNQFDHHEKMMELFKNDFEKDPQGEFFFIVPNHIKFESEIMMLNDFGKIQGNEELVASNRVQCFSISRLAWYFLRGTDIFNTETLTDTKSAMIIRNIIDQHRSDLKILGGMADKSGFIDQLTSQFTEFQNGQVTPDDVQTVMQNKSDDIFTGKIDELNLIYREYTENIDQFATNNFKLDALAEFFDEYAKSKHLYFYVEGFSTFTASELNVVKSIILNCGNINVSLNLDQPALKPVEKTDFYARPAGTYNQLFNLANDNSIAFHNYFADQERVNKDIAKLENYWVESSGIGQIQASQLDSRNSVQIWKSTNKQAELSAVSTYIRQLVANQDYRYKDFLILARDLNQYSSFAAAFMDENEIPYFIDLQRKMSDHPFKKLIDLLFSLINKGLQSDDAIALLRTELIIPEHYQTEDIADFREAVDLLENYVLANGTTRKNWLGEEFTSDASLDEKIDAQLIKDYQLINEIKEFIKQIYQSLDAFFKVDHTALEAAGFLYSFLEQYGVFKQMGNWQQQAVDQNDLTSAGQPEQVIEEFNTVLDEYVSVFGSDKFNSQSFIEILDAAFESSQYSQIPSTLDAVNISEIGMVQPNNRKITFILGATVNNMPGTSVSNGIIADDERELISENLEDGKYLNASDEVMNNSEPYLHDLTFTTPSERLIFTYPNYTEDNKQQDLSSYVVRIAEHFNLHEQDILLNPDPNEEQENEILRYVGSPESSLNYLIRVSRSAADNKLQLSNQWKYIQNRLLDQDPEQSRFALSSLDYQNIPVDLKPETVAKLYGDNINVSISRLETFYQNEYEYFLKYGLRLQPRSIFEINSAQTGSLYHAVLDGLVKVINEQKVNIRDLNDEQLFAYVKDVFQEQMERSENRIFQSSERMGYISQKAQDTLLQLVKAIKQQLSRNNFIPRATEVAFGKMNNTKQDLPGLSYQIPGNHWINVRGKIDRIDEMELSDADYLAVIDYKSSMHAFDFDSFLNGLTMQMPTYLENLVANKDKFSTREQVKIAGAFYSHIQNPKIQLKKGVNVQQELLKKFKLDGLIVDDEELLDNLDNLLERTSLILPISQTKSKGITINKKNAISNDDLFRILNYNKHLITQAGEKIYSGKLRINPYRDSNNRTGLQNSDYKSILQFDAMLPENEYHEIINHGREAKKEVLKQIQQILEEENNA